The DNA region aacgtcccaccttaaccctcccaccctaaccctaccgtcccaccttaacacaactgtcccaccttaaccctaaagtcccaccttaaccctaccgtcccaccctaaccctaccgtcccaccttaaccctcccaccctaaccccactgccccaccctaaccctaccgtcccaccttaaccctaacgtcccaccttaaccctaccgtcccaccttaaccctcccaccgtaaccctaccgtcttaccttaaccctaaagtcccaccttaaccctactgccccaccttaatcctaccgtcccaccttaaccctcccaccctaaccccaccttaaccctactgtcccaccctaatcctatgtccaaccctaaccctactgtcccaccttaaccctaccgtcccaccttaaccctcccacccttaccccattgccccaccttaaccctactgtcccaccttaaccctaccgtcccaccttaactctcccaccctaaccccactgccccaccttaaccctactgtcccaccctaaccctaccgtcccaccttaaccccactgtccaaccttaaccctaccgtcccaccctaaccctactgtcccaccctaaccctatcgtcccaccttaaccccactgccccaccttaaccccactgccccaccttaaccctcccacccttaccctaccatcccaccttaaccctaacgtccaaccttaaccataccgtcccacctttaaccttactgtcccaccctaaacctcccaacctaaccctaccgtcccaccttaaccctacccttccaccctaaccctaacgtcccaccttaaccctcccaccctaagcctaacgtcccaccttaaccccaccatcccaccttaaccctaccctcccactctaaccctaacgtcccaccttaaccctcccaccctaaccctaccgtcccaccttaaccctaccgtcccaccttaaccctaacgtcccaccttaatcctaccctcccaccctaaccctaccgtccaaccttaaccctcccaccctaaccctaccatcccaccttaaccctaccatcccaccttaaccctcccaccctaaccccactgccccaccttcaccctactgtcccaccctaaccctaccgtcccaccttaaccctaccgtcccaccctaaccgtactgtcccaccctaaccctatcgtcccaccctaaccctactgccccaccttaatcctaccgtcccaccttaaccctcccaccctaaccccaccttaaccctactgtcccaccctaatcctatgtccaaccctaaccctactgtcccaccttaaccctaccgtcccaccttaaccctcccacccttaccccattgccccaccttaaccctaccgtcccaccctaaacctcccaccctaaccctactgtcccaccttaaccctaccgtcccaccttaaccctaccgtcccaccctaaccctactgacccaccttaaccctaccgtcccaccttaaccctcccaccctacccccaccttaaccttactgtctcaccctaatcctatgtcccaccctaaccctaccgtcccaccctaaccctactgtaccaccttaaccctaccgtcccaccctaaccccacttccccaccttaaccctactgtcccaccttaaccctcccaccctaaccccactgccccaccttaaccctactgtcccaccctaaccataccgtcccaccctaaccctaccgtctcaccctaaccctatcgtcccaccttaaccccactgccccaccttaaccctaccgtcccaccttaactctcccaccctacccccagcttaaccctactgtcccaccctaatcctatgtcccaccctaaccctaccgtcccaccctaaccctcccaccctaaccccactgccccaccttaaccctaacgtcccaccttaaccctcccaccctaaccccactgccccaccttaaccctactgccccaccctaaccctaccgtcccaccttaaccctactgtcccaccttaaccctcccaccctaaccccactgccccaccttaaccctactgccccaccctaaccctaccgtcccaccttaaccctactgtcccaccttaaccctcccaccctaaccccactgccccaccttaaccctactgccccaccctaaccctaccgtcccaccttaaccctcccaccctaaccccaccttaaccctactgtcccaccctaatcctatgtcccaccttaaccctactgtcccaccttaaccctaccgtcccaccttaaccctcccaccctaaccccactgccccaccttaaccatactgtcccaccctaaccctaccgtcccaccttaaccctaccgtctcaccctaaccctaccgtcccaccctaaccctactgtcccaccctgaccctatcgtcccaccttaaccctactgccccaccttaaccctaccgtcccaccttaaccctcccaccctaaccccactgccccaccttaaccctactgtcccaccctaaccctaccgtcccaccttaacactactgccccaccttaaccctaccgtcccaccttaacactactgccccaccttaaccctaccgtccctacttaaccctcccaccctaaccccactgccccaccttaaccctactgtcccaccctaaccctaccgtcccaccttaaccctcccaccctaaccctaccgtcccaccttaacacaactgtcccaccttaaccctaacgtcccaccttaaccctaccgtcccaccctaaccctaccgtcccaccttaaccctcccaccctaaccctaccgtcccaccttaaccctaacgtcccaccttaaccctaccgtcccaccttaaccctcccaccgtaACCCTACCGTCTTACCTTAACCCTAAAGTCCCACTTTAACCCTAACGTCCTACCTTAACCCTACAGTCCTACCTTAACCCTActctcccaccttaaccctatcgtcccaacCTAAACCTATCGTCCCAcattaaccctaccgtcccaacctaaaccctcccacactaaccccactgccccaccttaaccctactgtcccaccctaaccctaccgtcccaccttaaccctcccaccctaaccctaccgtcccaccttaacacaactgtcccaccttaaccctaacgtcccaccttaaccctaccgtcccaccctaaccctaccgtcccaccttaaccctcccaccctaaccccactgccccaccctaaccctaccgtcccaccttaaccctaacgtcccaccttaaccctaccgtcccaccttaaccctcccaccgtaaccctaccgtcttaccttaaccctaaagtcccaccttaaccctaacgtcctaCCTTAACCCTACAGTCCTACCTTAACCCTActctcccaccttaaccctatcgtcccaacctaaccctatcgtcccacattaaccctaccgtcccaacCTAAAccccccaccctaaccctaacgtcccaccttaaccctaccaccCCACATTAACcgtaccgtcccaccctaaacctcccaccctaaccctaacgtcccaccttaaccctaccaccCCACCTTAACACTACcatcccaccctaaccctactgccccaccttaaccctaccgtcccatcttaaccctcccaccctaaccctactgccccaccttaaccctaccgtcccaacctaaaccctcccaccctaaccccactgccccaccttaaccctactgtcccaccctaaccctaccgtcccaccttaaccctcccaccctaaccccactgccccaccctaaccctaccgtcccaccttaaccctaacgtcccaccttaaccctaccgtcccaccctaaccctaccgtcccaccttaaccctcccaccctaaccccactgccccaccctaaccctaccgtcccaccttaaccctaacgtcccaccttaaccctaccgtcccaccttaaccctcccaccgtaaccctaccgtcttaccttaaccctaaagtcccaccttaaccctaacgtcctaCCTTAACCCTACAGTCCTACcttaaccctatcgtcccaacctaaccctatcgtcccacattaaccctaccgtcccaacCTAAAccccccaccctaaccctaacgtcccaccttaaccctaccaccCCACATTAACcgtaccgtcccaccctaaacctcccaccctaaccctaacgtcccaccttaaccctaccaccCCACCTTAACACTACcatcccaccctaaccctactgccccaccttaaccctaccgtcccatcttaaccctcccaccctaaccctactgccccaccttaaccctaccgtcccaccttaaccctaaggtcccaccttaaccctcccaccctaacccttctgccccaccctaaccctaccgtcccaccttaaggCTAACCCTACCAAATCCTTTCCTTTTTTACTTCTCAGTGAGGCAGTAAGGAGCATGGTTAGGTTTCCCTGTTGGGGTTGGGGACCAACAGACTGCCCTCCATAAAGCTCCATAATGTCTTTATAGACCTGGCTTGTGAAAGTAAtacatattcaattcaattcaattcaattcagttttatttatatagggccaaatacaacaaatgtcatctcaaggcacttaagtAGTATagttcaattcaagccaattggaatccaattaattgtaatcataattcatttaaaaaataatccaatttagtcatatagagccaattcaaaaacaatataGGATGTGTGAACTTCTGGTGAGACTGAACATGAAACCAACCAAGGAGGACAGCTCAAAGCTGGTGGCAAAAAGCTAAAGCGATTGGACTGGTTTCACCTCTGACCTCTCTGAATGTACTGAGCAGTTTCCAGTGATTGTGCTTCTTCCTGTGAATCCTCTGCAGCTAGGTGAAGGAGGGCGATGGCTGACTCAGTGGACATGTGAGCAGCCTGGCTGTAAGCAGCTTGGTATGTGAAGCCTGAGCGGTGTGTGGGTGAGGCTGAGCTCTGCATGAAGCAGCTTGTTGTGGATTAACTGAAACATGTTGGATTCCTTGCCTAAACTGGCCCGGCGTGTTGGTTTGCTGATCCTCACTCTGCAACATTCCTGCTAACACTTTGTACACTAATCATGTTCAAGCTGTCACACTTTGGAGGCCCAACACACACACCGAGTACACGAGAGCTTTATCCCCAGGGTCCAGAACAGGCTCCACTTTAACTAAGACCCCCGTTATCTGCATGGATGCATATTCCGATCAGGAAAAGAATGAAAAGCCAGATCAGCATGGAGCAGAATAAAATGAGTGTGCACTGATCCAGATTACAAACTGCTGCTCAAACAGGCTTTAGTGTCAGCTGAGGACGGATCAGGAGGGAGCAAGCCCACCTGCAGCCAGGAGACCATCAGCAGTGTGGACCCCTTCAGGTTCACTGTGCTGTAACCGCAGGAAAAACTATGTTAGGAGTGACTGAACCCATTCATCCAACTAATACGTTCCAAAGATGTTCATCCAGTGATTCAGACTGGGTTCATCCAGTGATTCAGACTGGGTTCATCCAGTGATTCAGACTGGGTTCATCCAGTGATTCAGACTGGGTTCATCCAGTGATTCAGACTGGGTTCATCCAGTGATTCAGACTGGGTTCATCCAGTGATTCAGACTGAGTTCATCCAGTGATTCAGACTGGGTTCATCCAGTGATTCAGACTGAGTTCATCCAGTGATTCAGACTGAGTTCATCCGGTCATTCAGACTGAGTTCATCCAGTGATTCAGACTGAGTTCATCCAGTGATTCAGACTGAGTTCATCCAGTGATTCAGACTGAGTTCATCCAGCTGAGAGCCACATGTCGACTTGTGGGACGGTCCAAAATGACAGCAGCTCTATCTTTTTAGTTACAAATACTTCATTAACATGAAAGCAACATCCTCCTTTTCTCCACCAGGCACTAATTATACATTCATATATAACTTATAGTTATAACTCAGTTATAACTTATAGTTATAACGGAGTTATAACGGAGTTATAACCAGGCACTAATTATACATTCATATTCAGTTATAACTCAGCCAGTCTGATGACAGGATGTTACATCATTTctattaaaaaacataaaaatattcAGTGTAAACTACCTTTAAACAGTTTTTGCATCCCCTGTTCTGTGTCAGAAGAGATCCAAGCCAAACCAGTGTGTCTTGGGTCTGGCCCGGAAGGAGCCTTGGTCAGACCCTTGGGTAGACCCTTGGGTAGACCCTTGATCAGACCCTTCTGGTTCCTCCCGGTCCCGGACAGAGCTGCTGCGTCCCAGCTGTGAGGCCCTCCTCCGCAGCCTCTGCAGTTTGGGCTTCATGTTGCTGAGGGAGGACTTCCTCCTGAGGGGCTTCTCTCGGGGTCGCTCCTCCCCGGCCGTGGGGTCGCAGTTACCCTGTAGCCGGGGGTTCAGCGCCCGGGGGGGTTTCAGGTTGGACTGGAGAACCCTGGAGAACCTCCAGCGGCCCCCATCCCCCCCGGCTGCGTCCCCGGACCCCGCCTGCTCGTACGCTCCGATGATGTCCCGGATGTCCACGCTGGCGCCCTCAGTGAGGTACTGGCAGGCCTTCCTGCCGCTGTGGTCCCTGAGCTCCACGTCAGCGCCGTAGGCCCCCACCAGCAGCTTCAGCACCTCCATGTGGCCGTGCATGGCGGCCACGTGCAGCGGCGTGTAGCCCGTGTTGGAGCGCACGTCCACGCTGACGGGCAGCCCGTGCTGCCTGGCGAAGTTGACGATCAGGGCGATGAGCTCGGGCTTGCCGTGCTTGGCGGCCCAGTGCAGGCAGGTGAAGCCGGTGATGAAGTCCCTCCGCAGCAGCAGGGTGGGCTCCGCGGCCAGCAGGGGGCGCAGGCTGCCCCACTCCCCGTCCGACGCGCACAGCATCCACTCGTGCTCCACCGGCTCCAGGGTCACCGGCGTCCTGTCCTCCTCCGGGCTGGAGGAGGCCAGGGAGGCCGAGTCGCTGTCGCTGGCGGGGGGCAGGAGCACCGAGCTGCGCCTCAGCCGGGTGGAGCTGCGCCTCAGCTGGGTGGAGCTGCGCCTCAGCTGGGTGGAGCTGCTCAGCATCGCCTCGATGAAGAGTCTGCGGCTGGCCCGCGGGGTGCCGGGGTCCTCGCTGCCGGACAGACTCTGACACTCATCCTCCGGGTCCTCTGACTGCTGCTGGGCGGACAGGAGCCTCTGCTGGGGGCCCTGCTGGGGGCCCTCCTGGGGGCCCTCCTGGCCCTGTGGGTGGCCTGTGCGCTCCTGCGCTGCGGGCCCAGGCAGGCTGAAGGCGGGCCCGGGCACAGGCAGCGGCGAAGCCTCGATCACCGCAATCTCTGGTATATCTTCAGCCTCCTTCTCGGAGTCCTTCCTCTGCCGCGTCAGGCTGTCCGAGTTCCCCATCTCACccgcgctgctgctgctgctcacctGCTCCGGCGCGCGCACAAACACCTGACACGCACCCTTCTCCTGACACGCACCTTTCTCCTGACACGCACCCTTCTCCTGACACGCACCCTTCTCCTCTCTTCCGTCCGACGGAAAGCTCTCAGCTGGGAAACTATGCGGAACTCTGTGGTTCCCGTAACCTGAGCTGGGCGCGGCGTCATCACCGCTCACCTGGCGCGCAGCGGCAGTTTCCGGGGGTCCCGGCTCTCCTGGTCCCGGCTGCGCCCCGCGGAAGCTCCTCTTCAGGCGGACGTGCTTCACTCCGCTCTCGGTCCTCACATAAGCGACGCTGTCCACGCAGAGTTTAAAGGTGCGGCGCGCAGCTGCCCTGCCGCGCGGCTCCTCCGGGAACGCGCCTTTAAAGCGCTCCACCAGCTCCGCGCTCCGCACGCGGCCTCCTCTCTCCTGTATGAAGGACACGATGGCGTCCTGGCTGAACCCGGCCTCCATCCCCGGGCAGACAGCCTCCATCTGCTCCTGTTTTGCCGCCCAACAACATGCTGACtactgccgccgccgccgccgcccgcCCCCCCCAGCTGATCCGGGGCTTTGATTCTCAGCGTTCTCCGTCTCCTAGCAACGGAGCTCAGGAGGCGAGGGAACGCACTTCCGGACAGTACCATTAATCTGTCAGAGGGGGGCAAGGGCGTAACTTTGGGTCTACCATTGGGGGGGTTAAACTcgcagcatatttatttatttatttagttaatcattttcttgctcgctaatttgccattcctgtgttagaaatacattgtgatacttttactgatttaggctacttaacgtaaatgcagcagttcactatttatgccataatgacacagtagttaaattcagtgtttaagcactagccaacattggcagatgacaagaacttaaagattaatcaatttcatcactgtattggCACCTACATGCAGCGAATGTATTATGCACAATGCAACTCTCGATACATCACACAATACAGGGTGGCACACTGGAGAGCAGCTTGCACCTTTATTCGGAACTGATTTCACTTATTgcccacttactatcacattaagattgctataaattaataataatattattaaaggagtcagagctg from Odontesthes bonariensis isolate fOdoBon6 chromosome 11, fOdoBon6.hap1, whole genome shotgun sequence includes:
- the sowahcb gene encoding sosondowah ankyrin repeat domain family Cb, which translates into the protein MEAVCPGMEAGFSQDAIVSFIQERGGRVRSAELVERFKGAFPEEPRGRAAARRTFKLCVDSVAYVRTESGVKHVRLKRSFRGAQPGPGEPGPPETAAARQVSGDDAAPSSGYGNHRVPHSFPAESFPSDGREEKGACQEKGACQEKGACQEKGACQVFVRAPEQVSSSSSAGEMGNSDSLTRQRKDSEKEAEDIPEIAVIEASPLPVPGPAFSLPGPAAQERTGHPQGQEGPQEGPQQGPQQRLLSAQQQSEDPEDECQSLSGSEDPGTPRASRRLFIEAMLSSSTQLRRSSTQLRRSSTRLRRSSVLLPPASDSDSASLASSSPEEDRTPVTLEPVEHEWMLCASDGEWGSLRPLLAAEPTLLLRRDFITGFTCLHWAAKHGKPELIALIVNFARQHGLPVSVDVRSNTGYTPLHVAAMHGHMEVLKLLVGAYGADVELRDHSGRKACQYLTEGASVDIRDIIGAYEQAGSGDAAGGDGGRWRFSRVLQSNLKPPRALNPRLQGNCDPTAGEERPREKPLRRKSSLSNMKPKLQRLRRRASQLGRSSSVRDREEPEGSDQGSTQGSTQGSDQGSFRARPKTHWFGLDLF